A window of the Trichoderma asperellum chromosome 4, complete sequence genome harbors these coding sequences:
- a CDS encoding uncharacterized protein (TransMembrane:5 (n9-18c23/24o229-253i265-285o297-318i339-356o362-381i)~EggNog:ENOG41~SECRETED:SignalP(1-23)), whose product MLLKNLWRAALTVAAFAAGSARADDANNPTGQSTFISPDGTLAFAFTVPDNGNTDIYFSLRVSTERSWGAIGLGSNEMAGALFLILYRSDNNENNVTFSPRLAYGNYEPKYYPDLKFQTFNGTGVKDGYMTFNAVCSEHCRSWPAGGTSKGYIDVSSPNQQAIYALGPKERFTGDDPNAGLKMHSEHGTFTIDMKRTQGRADMPVLTEDSVNEGTTLNSRSTGNYDWKAAAHASFMVFSFMFLIPLGSILIRTEKWAKLHKFNQTFALCLVLAGLAFGILTSFNYRRSRGFHSLHQILGFITIFLMLGQVVLGVLHHLKWRKTQQATKFGKIHVWNGRVVMIFGAANGYIGFGYALDRKYALVVLGIVFLLVLCFLGYVIWAAKRQMPRRQQGPSGFEGLNHSYQQQQPQPWRNTAYSAGAYSGAAAAPAYPHDPPPGYEPPSSQSELQNAASWGGRTRDGRSSYEDEPLDLGSSQKPREFT is encoded by the exons ATGCTGTTGAAGAATCTGTGGCGCGCCGCGCTGACGGTCGCTG CCTTTGCAGCAGGCTCGGCTCGTGCCGACGACGCCAACAACCCCACGGGACAGTCAACCTTCATCAGCCCAGACGGCACCCTCGCCTTCGCCTTCACCGTCCCCGATAATGGCAATACAGACATCTACTTCAGCCTGCGCGTGTCTACAGAGCGCTCCTGGGGTGCCATCGGCCTCGGCAGCAACGAAATGGCTGGCGCCCTGTTCCTGATTCTCTACCGCAGCGACAACAACGAAAACAACGTCACCTTCTCTCCTCGTCTCGCCTACGGCAACTACGAGCCCAAATACTATCCCGACCTCAAATTCCAGACATTCAACGGCACTGGCGTCAAGGATGGCTACATGACCTTCAACGCTGTCTGCAGCGAGCACTGTCGAAGTTGGCCCGCCGGCGGGACTTCCAAAGGCTACATCGACGTGTCGTCCCCCAACCAACAGGCGATTTACGCTCTGGGTCCCAAGGAGAGATTTACTGGCGACGACCCAAATGCAGGCCTCAAAATGCACAGCGAGCACGGCACCTTTACAATTGATATGAAGCGAACGCAAGGCCGAGCTGATATGCCAGTCTTAACCGAGGACTCGGTTAATGAGGGCACGACGCTGAACAGCCGATCTACGGGCAATTACGACTGGAAGGCCGCTGCGCACGCTTCGTTCATGGTCTTTAGCTTCATGTTTCTTATTCCTTTGGGCTCAATCCTCATTAGAACGGAAAAATGGGCCAAGCTTCACAAGTTTAACCAGACCTTTGCTCTCTGCCTTGTGCTGGCGGGCCTTGCCTTTGGCATCCTGACAAGCTTCAATTATCGACGG TCTCGTGGATTTCACTCCCTGCATCAGATCCTTGGTTTCATCACCATCTTTCTTATGCTGGGCCAAGTCGTACTTGGcgttcttcatcatctcaaaTGGCGAAAGACGCAGCAGGCCACTAAATTCGGCAAGATTCATGTCTGGAACGGGAGAGTCGTGATGATATTCGGCGCTGCTAACGGCTATAT TGGATTTGGCTACGCCCTCGATCGCAAATACGCTCTCGTTGTCCTCGGCATCGTCTTCCTGTTGGTACTTTGCTTCTTAGGATACGTCATCTGGGCGGCCAAGCGCCAGATGCCGCGCCGCCAACAGGGACCCTCTGGATTTGAAGGTCTCAACCACAGctaccagcagcaacagccacaACCATGGCGAAATACTGCCTACTCAGCTGGCGCATACTCAGGCGCTGCCGCAGCCCCAGCGTATCCTCATGATCCTCCTCCGGGATATGAGCCTCCGTCATCACAGAGTGAGCTCCAGAATGCTGCCTCATGGGGCGGGAGAACCCGTGATGGAAGGAGCAGCTATGAAGATGAGCCTCTTGACCTAGGTTCAAGCCAGAAACCAAGAGAGTTTACGTAA
- a CDS encoding uncharacterized protein (EggNog:ENOG41), with amino-acid sequence MAIQLNIGALNIQIIAEPLTHEAFSSFGDVVSNPRPDVHPSSFDAHAQSLPPNAFSANQGSAIQYRNVSRLKNLYDQAPSGKGEPIMSIFVCAARGGAGSSSLEANTFTVRHLERHPFTAQTFTPIKSTASSYLVIVAPSLPPGSDDKDLPVPSGDGLPGRGFPDLKRLRAFVATNSQAVTYGAGTWHSPMVVLGQTGTRLDFVVSQFASGVAIEDCQLLEFISDGKDEPSIRVKIPHRDWSIKL; translated from the coding sequence ATGGCGATTCAGCTCAACATCGGCGCTCTCAACATACAAATCATCGCAGAGCCTCTTACTCACGAGGCCTTCTCATCCTTTGGAGATGTCGTCTCCAACCCACGGCCCGATGTCCACCCCTCCTCATTCGACGCTCATGCCCAATCCTTACCGCCCAACGCCTTCTCGGCCAACCAAGGCTCCGCAATCCAGTATCGAAATGTAAGTCGCCTCAAGAATCTTTACGATCAGGCCCCCAGCGGCAAAGGCGAGCCCATCATGAGCATATTCGTCTGCGCAGCAAGGGGCGGCGCCGGGAGCTCTTCTCTGGAGGCAAATACATTCACGGTGCGCCATCTCGAACGACATCCATTCACGGCGCAAACATTCACGCCTATCAAATCTACCGCTTCATCGTACCTGGTGATTGTCGCTCCGAGCCTCCCGCCTGGCTCTGACGATAAAGATTTGCCTGTACCGAGCGGCGATGGGCTACCCGGGAGGGGCTTCCCGGATCTCAAGCGCCTGCGTGCGTTTGTCGCTACAAACAGCCAGGCTGTTACTTACGGTGCAGGGACATGGCATTCTCCGATGGTGGTATTGGGGCAGACGGGGACACGGTTGGATTTTGTGGTATCGCAATTTGCCAGTGGTGTTGCGATTGAAGACTGTCAGCTGCTCGAGTTTATCTCAGACGGCAAAGACGAGCCTAGCATTCGGGTTAAGATACCCCATAGAGATTGGTCAATT
- a CDS encoding uncharacterized protein (EggNog:ENOG41~TransMembrane:7 (i26-48o68-92i171-195o222-241i253-271o283-301i362-381o)), with protein MVRSICLRNQYRISEIIREKKYQPRAFLLLPMTFNIGVIIGPILGGILSDPAGSYPSLFGSIPFFVKFPYATPNIVSSFFLFFAAVAVWLGLEETHDVLRDGPPDLGTRLGKRLVTHYRKRFGTSPEAEGYSTVPASDLELRAGEEDAVRRKSTKRYTQRLPFRRVFTRNVLVTLVAQFFLTFHVGTFNSLWFVFLSTPTSERETRLPFWFTGGLGLQPRSVGMAMAILGFIGINMQLFLYPHISARLGTIKSWRFFLLFFPVAYFLVPYLSVVPSTAPPPEAKAGVLIWIAICGVLFFQVTGRTFALPSQAILVNNCSPHPSVLGTVHGLGQSVSSAARTIGPMVGGVVYGFGLNKGIIGLVWWALSSVAICACLTSLVVKEGDGHEIWLEGDKEDESSTD; from the coding sequence ATGGTGAGAAGTATATGCTTAAGAAATCAATACAGGATCAGCGAAATCATCCGCGAAAAGAAGTATCAGCCAAGAgcctttctcctcttgccCATGACGTTCAACATAGGCGTCATCATAGGCCCCATCCTCGGCGGTATCCTCTCCGACCCGGCCGGCAGCTACCCCAGTCTCTTTGGCAGCATCCCCTTCTTTGTCAAATTCCCCTACGCAACCCCCAACATCGTCAGCTCCTTCTTCCTGTTCTTTGCCGCTGTGGCCGTTTGGCTGGGCCTTGAGGAAACTCACGATGTCCTGAGAGACGGGCCGCCAGACTTGGGCACCAGGCTCGGCAAGAGACTTGTCACGCACTATCGAAAGCGGTTTGGCACTTCGCCCGAGGCTGAGGGATACTCGACAGTTCCGGCGTCTGATCTTGAGCTGAGGGCGGGGGAAGAGGATGCAGTCAGGAGGAAGTCGACAAAAAGGTACACCCAAAGACTGCCCTTTCGGCGTGTTTTCACGCGCAACGTGCTAGTTACGCTGGTTGCGCAGTTTTTCCTCACGTTCCACGTTGGAACGTTCAACTCGCTCTGGTTCGTCTTCCTCTCGACGCCGACCTCCGAGCGAGAGACTCGTCTGCCATTTTGGTTCACCGGCGGTCTTGGTCTCCAGCCCCGATCCGTCGGTATGGCCATGGCTATTTTGGGCTTCATCGGCATTAACATGCAGCTGTTCCTCTATCCGCACATATCAGCACGTCTCGGCACCATCAAATCGTGGCGATTcttcctgctcttcttccctgtGGCCTACTTCCTTGTCCCCTATCTCTCCGTCGTGCCAAGCACCGCACCGCCTCCGGAGGCAAAGGCGGGCGTTTTGATATGGATTGCCATTTGCGGCGTTTTATTCTTCCAAGTCACCGGGCGGACGTTTGCGCTGCCCAGCCAGGCGATCCTCGTCAACAACTGCTCGCCGCATCCTAGCGTGCTGGGCACTGTTCACGGGCTTGGACAGAGTGTTAGTAGCGCGGCCCGGACGATTGGGCCCATGGTGGGTGGTGTTGTGTATGGTTTTGGCTTGAACAAGGGCATCATTGGCCTGGTGTGGTGGGCACTGAGTAGTGTTGCTATTTGTGCGTGCTTGACGAGTCTAGTGGTGAAGGAGGGTGACGGACATGAGATTTGGCTAGAAGGCGATAAAGAAGATGAATCTAGTACAGATTGA
- a CDS encoding uncharacterized protein (EggNog:ENOG41~TransMembrane:10 (o20-40i52-72o78-98i110-133o153-177i256-280o307-326i338-356o368-386i447-466o)), producing MFYQLKWFDPSLPDSTISSQAGVLHASFTASQFLTAMMWGRIADSKRVGRKTVLLIGLLGTSISCLGFGFSTTFWQALLFRTLGGATNGNIGVMRTMISEIIREKKYQPRAFLLLPMTFNIGVIIGPILGGILSDPAGSYPSLFGSIPFFVKFPYATPNIVSSFFLFFAAVAVWLGLEETHDVLRDGPPDLGTRLGKRLVTHYRKRFGTSPEAEGYSTVPASDLELRAGEEDAVRRKSTKRYTQRLPFRRVFTRNVLVTLVAQFFLTFHVGTFNSLWFVFLSTPTSERETRLPFWFTGGLGLQPRSVGMAMAILGFIGINMQLFLYPHISARLGTIKSWRFFLLFFPVAYFLVPYLSVVPSTAPPPEAKAGVLIWIAICGVLFFQVTGRTFALPSQAILVNNCSPHPSVLGTVHGLGQSVSSAARTIGPMVGGVVYGFGLNKGIIGLVWWALSSVAICACLTSLVVKEGDGHEIWLEGDKEDESSTD from the exons ATGTTTTACCAGCTTAAATGGTTCGACCCGTCGCTTCCCGATTccaccatctccagccagGCGGGCGTCCTGCACGCCAGCTTCACGGCCTCTCAGTTCCTCACGGCCATGATGTGGGGCCGCATTGCCGATTCGAAACGCGTGGGACGCAAAACGGTTTTGCTCATTGGTCTGTTGGGGACGAGCATATCCTGCTTGGGATTCGGATTCTCGACGACGTTTTGGCAGGCGCTGCTGTTTCGGACGCTCGGCGGTGCTACGAATGGGAACATTGGTGTGATGAGGACGAT GATCAGCGAAATCATCCGCGAAAAGAAGTATCAGCCAAGAgcctttctcctcttgccCATGACGTTCAACATAGGCGTCATCATAGGCCCCATCCTCGGCGGTATCCTCTCCGACCCGGCCGGCAGCTACCCCAGTCTCTTTGGCAGCATCCCCTTCTTTGTCAAATTCCCCTACGCAACCCCCAACATCGTCAGCTCCTTCTTCCTGTTCTTTGCCGCTGTGGCCGTTTGGCTGGGCCTTGAGGAAACTCACGATGTCCTGAGAGACGGGCCGCCAGACTTGGGCACCAGGCTCGGCAAGAGACTTGTCACGCACTATCGAAAGCGGTTTGGCACTTCGCCCGAGGCTGAGGGATACTCGACAGTTCCGGCGTCTGATCTTGAGCTGAGGGCGGGGGAAGAGGATGCAGTCAGGAGGAAGTCGACAAAAAGGTACACCCAAAGACTGCCCTTTCGGCGTGTTTTCACGCGCAACGTGCTAGTTACGCTGGTTGCGCAGTTTTTCCTCACGTTCCACGTTGGAACGTTCAACTCGCTCTGGTTCGTCTTCCTCTCGACGCCGACCTCCGAGCGAGAGACTCGTCTGCCATTTTGGTTCACCGGCGGTCTTGGTCTCCAGCCCCGATCCGTCGGTATGGCCATGGCTATTTTGGGCTTCATCGGCATTAACATGCAGCTGTTCCTCTATCCGCACATATCAGCACGTCTCGGCACCATCAAATCGTGGCGATTcttcctgctcttcttccctgtGGCCTACTTCCTTGTCCCCTATCTCTCCGTCGTGCCAAGCACCGCACCGCCTCCGGAGGCAAAGGCGGGCGTTTTGATATGGATTGCCATTTGCGGCGTTTTATTCTTCCAAGTCACCGGGCGGACGTTTGCGCTGCCCAGCCAGGCGATCCTCGTCAACAACTGCTCGCCGCATCCTAGCGTGCTGGGCACTGTTCACGGGCTTGGACAGAGTGTTAGTAGCGCGGCCCGGACGATTGGGCCCATGGTGGGTGGTGTTGTGTATGGTTTTGGCTTGAACAAGGGCATCATTGGCCTGGTGTGGTGGGCACTGAGTAGTGTTGCTATTTGTGCGTGCTTGACGAGTCTAGTGGTGAAGGAGGGTGACGGACATGAGATTTGGCTAGAAGGCGATAAAGAAGATGAATCTAGTACAGATTGA
- a CDS encoding uncharacterized protein (TransMembrane:11 (i69-92o112-129i141-161o167-187i199-222o242-266i345-369o396-415i427-445o457-475i536-555o)~EggNog:ENOG41) produces MRHNESDSDDDELVSEVAVDTQLRDSLDAESVSSYAENGPLSPTTAPPVSQNESKRPVPWSELPRKDQLFIITMARMSEPLVQTSLQAYMFYQLKWFDPSLPDSTISSQAGVLHASFTASQFLTAMMWGRIADSKRVGRKTVLLIGLLGTSISCLGFGFSTTFWQALLFRTLGGATNGNIGVMRTMISEIIREKKYQPRAFLLLPMTFNIGVIIGPILGGILSDPAGSYPSLFGSIPFFVKFPYATPNIVSSFFLFFAAVAVWLGLEETHDVLRDGPPDLGTRLGKRLVTHYRKRFGTSPEAEGYSTVPASDLELRAGEEDAVRRKSTKRYTQRLPFRRVFTRNVLVTLVAQFFLTFHVGTFNSLWFVFLSTPTSERETRLPFWFTGGLGLQPRSVGMAMAILGFIGINMQLFLYPHISARLGTIKSWRFFLLFFPVAYFLVPYLSVVPSTAPPPEAKAGVLIWIAICGVLFFQVTGRTFALPSQAILVNNCSPHPSVLGTVHGLGQSVSSAARTIGPMVGGVVYGFGLNKGIIGLVWWALSSVAICACLTSLVVKEGDGHEIWLEGDKEDESSTD; encoded by the exons ATGAGGCACAACGAATCCGatagcgacgatgatgagttGGTCAGCGAAGTTGCCGTCGACACTCAACTTAGAGATTCCCTAGATGCCGAATCCGTGAGCAGCTATGCGGAAAATGGTCCGCTCTCACCCACTACTGCTCCGCCAGTGAGCCAGAACGAAAGCAAGAGACCGGTACCATGGAGCGAATTACCTCGGAAAGACCAACTTTTTATCATTACCATGGCGCGAATGAGCGAGCCGCTTGTCCAGACATCACTGCAG GCCTACATGTTTTACCAGCTTAAATGGTTCGACCCGTCGCTTCCCGATTccaccatctccagccagGCGGGCGTCCTGCACGCCAGCTTCACGGCCTCTCAGTTCCTCACGGCCATGATGTGGGGCCGCATTGCCGATTCGAAACGCGTGGGACGCAAAACGGTTTTGCTCATTGGTCTGTTGGGGACGAGCATATCCTGCTTGGGATTCGGATTCTCGACGACGTTTTGGCAGGCGCTGCTGTTTCGGACGCTCGGCGGTGCTACGAATGGGAACATTGGTGTGATGAGGACGAT GATCAGCGAAATCATCCGCGAAAAGAAGTATCAGCCAAGAgcctttctcctcttgccCATGACGTTCAACATAGGCGTCATCATAGGCCCCATCCTCGGCGGTATCCTCTCCGACCCGGCCGGCAGCTACCCCAGTCTCTTTGGCAGCATCCCCTTCTTTGTCAAATTCCCCTACGCAACCCCCAACATCGTCAGCTCCTTCTTCCTGTTCTTTGCCGCTGTGGCCGTTTGGCTGGGCCTTGAGGAAACTCACGATGTCCTGAGAGACGGGCCGCCAGACTTGGGCACCAGGCTCGGCAAGAGACTTGTCACGCACTATCGAAAGCGGTTTGGCACTTCGCCCGAGGCTGAGGGATACTCGACAGTTCCGGCGTCTGATCTTGAGCTGAGGGCGGGGGAAGAGGATGCAGTCAGGAGGAAGTCGACAAAAAGGTACACCCAAAGACTGCCCTTTCGGCGTGTTTTCACGCGCAACGTGCTAGTTACGCTGGTTGCGCAGTTTTTCCTCACGTTCCACGTTGGAACGTTCAACTCGCTCTGGTTCGTCTTCCTCTCGACGCCGACCTCCGAGCGAGAGACTCGTCTGCCATTTTGGTTCACCGGCGGTCTTGGTCTCCAGCCCCGATCCGTCGGTATGGCCATGGCTATTTTGGGCTTCATCGGCATTAACATGCAGCTGTTCCTCTATCCGCACATATCAGCACGTCTCGGCACCATCAAATCGTGGCGATTcttcctgctcttcttccctgtGGCCTACTTCCTTGTCCCCTATCTCTCCGTCGTGCCAAGCACCGCACCGCCTCCGGAGGCAAAGGCGGGCGTTTTGATATGGATTGCCATTTGCGGCGTTTTATTCTTCCAAGTCACCGGGCGGACGTTTGCGCTGCCCAGCCAGGCGATCCTCGTCAACAACTGCTCGCCGCATCCTAGCGTGCTGGGCACTGTTCACGGGCTTGGACAGAGTGTTAGTAGCGCGGCCCGGACGATTGGGCCCATGGTGGGTGGTGTTGTGTATGGTTTTGGCTTGAACAAGGGCATCATTGGCCTGGTGTGGTGGGCACTGAGTAGTGTTGCTATTTGTGCGTGCTTGACGAGTCTAGTGGTGAAGGAGGGTGACGGACATGAGATTTGGCTAGAAGGCGATAAAGAAGATGAATCTAGTACAGATTGA